From the genome of Alteromonas stellipolaris:
ACGAGTGAACCATAATCTTTATAGACATAGCCTTTTAATTCTTTACCCCGACGCAATGCAATAATATTGTCTGCCGCCGTGTTTGCCATTTGATGCGCAGACTGCGCTCTTGGTGGTACCCACTTACCATTTTCTTGCTTGAATCCACAGCAATCGCCAATGACCCAAATGCTACCGTCGCCAGTGCTTTGCAAGTGTTCATTAACAAGAATTTGGTTTGCGCGATTCGTCTCAAAAATGCCCATTTCGGTGACAAAATCCGGCGCTTTAACACCTGCCGCCCACACCATCAAATCAGCATCTACGCGGCTGCCGTCTTTGGTAATAAGGCCATTTTCGTCAGCCTCAGCTACCATGGTGCGTTCTTTAATATCTACTCCAAGCTTATGCAGCGCCTTACGGGCTGAGTTGGCGATACGCTCTGGCAATGCGGGCAGTATTCGCTCACCGGCTTCTACAATAGTGATTTTTAAACGAGACGCTGACATGCCTGGCATGCCGTAGGTTTTCGATAAGTTAGCAACATGATGAAGCTGAGCGGCTAATTCAGTGCCCGTTGCACCCGCGCCCACAATAGCAACTCTAATAAAGCTATTCTCATCTTCTTGCTGATTAATACGAATAAGCTGATTTAACAAACCACGATGAAATCGCTCGGCTTGCACCAGTGAATCTAGAAAATAGCAATGCTGTGCAACACCTGGCGTACCAAAGTCGTTACTGACACTACCAATTGCCAATATCAGTTGATCGTAGGGTATTTTACGTTCGGGTAATATCGCCACGCCCTCATCATCGAATAATGGCGCGAGAGTGATAGTTTTGGCCTCTGCGTCAATGGCACACATGCTCCCTAACTGAAAGCGATAGTGATGTGCAGCTGCGTGAATAGCGTAATCAACGCCATCTGAGTGCTTGTCTATAACGCCTGCAGCCACTTCATGAAGCAGGGGCTTCCAAATGTGAGTGCGACTTCTATCAACTAGGGTTATTTCTGCTTCGTTCTTTCTCCCGAGGGTGCGGCTTAAGCGGCTTACAAGTTCAAGACCTCCAGCGCCACCACCGACAACAACTATTTTTTGCATGGGTTTACCTATAATTTAATCATTCCACGTATCTCATCTTTCATAATCCACGATTATTGAAATGATATACCTGGCGCGACTAAAGGTATTCGCTGCATATATGGGGTTAACAGTACGCCTGAACGCATTTTCTCGCAAGCCTGACAGGTTGGTTCTAGCAGGGCATACGATAAAAAAGGCAAAAAAAACGGTAACCGTGAAATACACGCTACCGCTTTTTGTACCAGAGTAGATAATGCTTTTAACTAATACTGATAATCAACGCTAAACATTACGTTTCTTGGCCGCCCTGGAAAGTACCTATCTGCGGTAAAGGTTGTGTAATCGGCCCGTTCAGCATAGGCGGTATCGAGCAAGTTATTCACTCTTGCGTACACTGATACTTCTGGCGAAATTGCCCAAGAGGCTCGTAGATTCAATAAATCATGACCTTCGTACTCGTTAAGGTTTTCAGCATCGGTATAGTATTCATCAACATGCTGCCACTCAATTTCAGCCTGGGTGTTTTGCGTAAAGCTGTATCCTAGGCGAGCGTTGAAGGTGAGGTTTGGCGCAGTATCAATATCGTTACCCTTAATATCGACTTCACCCAAAAGCTCACTGTGCTCATACGTATGTTTGGCATAGCTGCCTGCAAACGCAAAATTCAGACCTTGGCTGATTTGATAGTTAAAGGTTAGCTCTACCCCTCTGTGCCAAGTTTCTCCATTGCTTACATTGAAAAAATCACTATCACGATAAATCACATTGTCTTTAGTTAAGCTATAAGCAGATACCACATAGCTAAAGACTTTGTGCTGCCCTTTAACACCTACTTCTACGTTGGTGGCGGTGACAGAGTCTAAGTCGGCAATTTGTTGACTGCGCTGAAGTCTGTAAAGCTCAGTTGCTTGCGGGGCACGATAGCCTCGAGATAAGCCCGCATACCATAACGTTGTTTCACTGCATTGAAAACTCACCGAGAGTTTAGGGCTAAAATTACTGTAGTCGTTAGTACCACTTTCAGGTCTTGCGTATCGACAGCCACCAAAGCCACATTCAGTGCCATCATCACGAGTACGACCCGATATCATGTTGTTGGTGTAATCGTAATCCATAAACTCATACCGCCCACCCAGTGAAACCGCCCACGCTGCTTGTTGCCAATTAAGCGCAATAAATGGCGCATAAAGGGTAGCGTCTACTTGGTAGTCGTAATGAAGCCCTACAGGCACGGTTTCCACTAGGAAAGCAGAGCCCACAGTTTCGCTATCTTGGGATTGTACCAAGCTTCCTCGGGTATACTCAGCATCTAACCCAGCATCAATACTTAACGTATTGTTCACCACATGATGATATTGGGAAAGTACACCAAAGCCTTCTTGGTCGTTTTGTTCAAGAGGTGTACCGGGTAAAAAATGCATGCGAAATTCCATGCTTTGGTCGCGGAAGTATGGCGTAACTGACAGTGCATTGGCGCCGCTTAATGCTACATCTACTTTACTCCACACTCGCAAACTTTTCGCTTTTCGAAAGGCTTCAGGGTTGTCGTTACCTTGGGCGATATCTTCATCTTTATAGCTTTCAAACCCAGTAATGTAACCAGCGGTTTCTTGATCTAAGTGGGTGTACGTCAGCCCACTGGTTACCTTCAGGTTATCAACTTCGTAGCGGTGGCGAAGGTTAACCTTTTCTTGATCCACACTTTCTTCGTCTCGATACCCGCCGTCGCGGGTAATGCTCGCGTTTATACCTACACCCGAATTACCAAAGTCTTTACCTTGCCTTAGCTTCAGTCTGCTATAGCCGTAAGAACCATAATCAATTCCGTATAAAGCGGTGTCTTGGGTAACATCGGGGGTAATAACATTTATCACGCCGTGAATAGCGTTAGAGCCATAAAGGGGTGAAGCAGGGCCTTTTAAGACCTCGATGCGTTCAGCCATTTCGCCATGGGCTTCGAACAACTCGTTAATATTACAAAAACCGGCTGCGCGTAAAGGAATGTTATCTTCAGCAGCCAGTATACCGCCACAAGCCCCAGCGCCTGTAAGCACTGGCGAGCGTAGTGCAGGCAAATATTCCTGCCCATTTCCTCGCTGAACACCCGCGCCTGCAATAAAGTTTAACACTTCTTGTATATGGCTTGGTGATACAAAGCTTATGTCATCGCTTGAAACACTAGATACCACATATCCTGAATTTGAGGTGGAATTAGCAATTCGGCTTCCTGTTGTCACTACACGTTCTATTGATTCTATGCTTTTGGCAGTGTTTGCGCCTTCTGGGATTTGCGCGGCAGCATGAGAAGAAAACGACACGACAGTCACGGTGCTAAGGCTATGTAAAAATAACCTGAATGTGGAGCTCATTGCTTGTCCTTTCTATAGATTTGGCGAGATTAACATACGTATAATATGTGTCATTTGACCACAATATTAGTGCTTGCTATAACGCCAATTGTATCGCTAACTATTTAGCGATTAATAGTGAAAATAATAACTTACCCAGCAAAAGCGTGCATTGCTTAAGTATGGATACGGGTTAGAAGCCTTAACTCACCGCCGGCACTTATACACGACACTTATAACCAATACTTATAAACAACACCCGCGTTACGCAAGTGGGCTAAGCTGTATATAAATTACGTATAAGCTTCGTAAAGGCGATAGCACAGCAGTAATACCGGAGGAATTTTTGGATACCTTAATACCTAGCCTATCTCAACTTATTGAATTTGCGGTGGCCCCTGTTTTTTTACTTACGGGTATAGCAGGT
Proteins encoded in this window:
- a CDS encoding NAD(P)/FAD-dependent oxidoreductase, with amino-acid sequence MQKIVVVGGGAGGLELVSRLSRTLGRKNEAEITLVDRSRTHIWKPLLHEVAAGVIDKHSDGVDYAIHAAAHHYRFQLGSMCAIDAEAKTITLAPLFDDEGVAILPERKIPYDQLILAIGSVSNDFGTPGVAQHCYFLDSLVQAERFHRGLLNQLIRINQQEDENSFIRVAIVGAGATGTELAAQLHHVANLSKTYGMPGMSASRLKITIVEAGERILPALPERIANSARKALHKLGVDIKERTMVAEADENGLITKDGSRVDADLMVWAAGVKAPDFVTEMGIFETNRANQILVNEHLQSTGDGSIWVIGDCCGFKQENGKWVPPRAQSAHQMANTAADNIIALRRGKELKGYVYKDYGSLVHLSNYSTVGSLMGSLSNSSMFIEGRLAKIVYISLYNMHQFAVHGKLRGALKLLLKKLSYAISPKLKLH
- a CDS encoding TonB-dependent receptor, with product MSSTFRLFLHSLSTVTVVSFSSHAAAQIPEGANTAKSIESIERVVTTGSRIANSTSNSGYVVSSVSSDDISFVSPSHIQEVLNFIAGAGVQRGNGQEYLPALRSPVLTGAGACGGILAAEDNIPLRAAGFCNINELFEAHGEMAERIEVLKGPASPLYGSNAIHGVINVITPDVTQDTALYGIDYGSYGYSRLKLRQGKDFGNSGVGINASITRDGGYRDEESVDQEKVNLRHRYEVDNLKVTSGLTYTHLDQETAGYITGFESYKDEDIAQGNDNPEAFRKAKSLRVWSKVDVALSGANALSVTPYFRDQSMEFRMHFLPGTPLEQNDQEGFGVLSQYHHVVNNTLSIDAGLDAEYTRGSLVQSQDSETVGSAFLVETVPVGLHYDYQVDATLYAPFIALNWQQAAWAVSLGGRYEFMDYDYTNNMISGRTRDDGTECGFGGCRYARPESGTNDYSNFSPKLSVSFQCSETTLWYAGLSRGYRAPQATELYRLQRSQQIADLDSVTATNVEVGVKGQHKVFSYVVSAYSLTKDNVIYRDSDFFNVSNGETWHRGVELTFNYQISQGLNFAFAGSYAKHTYEHSELLGEVDIKGNDIDTAPNLTFNARLGYSFTQNTQAEIEWQHVDEYYTDAENLNEYEGHDLLNLRASWAISPEVSVYARVNNLLDTAYAERADYTTFTADRYFPGRPRNVMFSVDYQY